The Silurus meridionalis isolate SWU-2019-XX chromosome 6, ASM1480568v1, whole genome shotgun sequence genome contains the following window.
AACTTTGTCCAAAGTGCAGGAGGACATGAAGAACTGGAGAACCAGGGACACATGGAGATGCTGCCGAGGAGAAAAAGTCGCAAAGAAGTGCGCAGAGAGAAgcggaaggtgaagaagaagaagaaaaggatgaaAGGGAAGCAGCCTGtagaggagaagaagcaggaggACAGTGTGGATGCTCCTGGACCCAAAAGTCCACCAAAGCCTCCTCCGGCTATGAAGACCAACTCAGacaaggaggagaagaaacctAGAAGGAATGTGAGTTTTAAGGAACCGGCGGAACCTCAGGCGGAAAAGAAATCCAAAGTGCAGGCGATGAGGAAGAAAGCCCTGATGGAAGCCAACGAGGTGGAGGACAGAGAGATCAAGAATCTCGAAAAGCGTCTCGGTCTCCATAAGAGGAGGAACAAGAAGAGCCTTCCTCAGTCGTTCGTCAGCGATGGTCTGGATTATATTCTGGGAGTTCTGGAGCCTGGAGGGATGGGTTTATACGAGAGCGATGAGGATGAAGAGTCAGAGAAAGTGAAGAGCAGGTTGGAGAAGTTGCAGGAGGACAGTGAGGAGGAAGATCAGGATGAGTTGGAACATCAGGAGTCTGGAGATGAGGAGATGGATGAAGATGGGGAAGGGGAAGAAGATGAGGAGATGGATGAAGATGAGGAGACGGAGGAAGATGGGAAAGGGGAAGAAGATGAGGACGAAGGCGGAAATGACAAGATGGATGAGGATGGAGAAGATGcctcagaagaagaagaagaggaggaggttgAGCAAAGTGAACAGGAGGATCAGCTCAATTCCCGAGACAAAGCATCTGTAAGTAAATATGGGTTTCGACTTTCTTTCGTACACACACCAAGgtcaaaaatattgggacacctgacacaCATGGGGTTCTTTTTCAATCTTTGGAAATTTAATGGAACGTTCACAACATCTAGCAGAAACCTGGGACCAGTTGGGCAGTGTTAgacaaacatcttcccagaagagtggaacttattataaaagtaaatggagactacatgtggaatgggatgttcgggtgtccacaaacttttggccctaTATTCtacacaaatgtatatgtattgCTGTACACACACGTTTGTTTGTTCCTCTAGAGCGGCGAGCCGACGGGCAAATACATCCCACCTCATCTCCGAGAAGCTGCCGACGGCAAACGCCGAGCCGAACTAGAGCGTCTCAGCGCAACCTGAAAGGCCTCGTAAACAGGTCAGTGTTCATGTAGCGTCTTATTCTCATCGATCTCGTGTTATTACTGGTTGACGTGGTGGTCACATGACTTCATGCTTGCCAGGTTGAGTGAGGCCAACATGGGCTCCATCAGTGGGCAGGTGGAGCAGATGTACATGAGCAACAGCAGGAAGGACATGAACGACGTGCTGACCGAGGTCCTGATGGCCTCCTGCGTCACGCCCGCACTGATGCCCGACAGGTAGCTTTTCATTTGCTTTTCCTTCTGTGACAACGAGAACGTAGGTTATGTTTATAGAATAAAATCTGGAGAATATGGATGCCCTGtaggaggtggtatcaaaaggtttcaagaCTAACGGTGTGTAACTGGCGCAATGCCCACCACGTCTGCGTGAAACGTCCCagaaatgtcgaaaccattcagcaactcaTGCATGATGATTGCCGGCGAACATTTGACgcgatctcacttccgcacccttccctactcaccagatttgaaGGCGAtcgtgtgtaaacgtagataaataaagtactttattgtAAACAGGTCGAGTCTCGTACCTTTTTGATATCACGTCGTATACTTTGGTAACCTGTCAAGAACCTGGGCTTCGTTAGAAGAAAAACACAGTGTTGCGTTTAATAGCATTTGCAAGTAAACACTGAACAGATGCTGTATATAAGTTAGGAGTCTGCGACATTCTGTTGAATTAATTACACTTGTAAAGGGTTATGAAAGACAactgtttaaataataacagaaaTTAGTCAatcaaaaaatgtgtaaaacattttgaagtaaatatacagttaattaattttatatatagtaataatagtaatttctaataaatgacaaaacaatAAGATATACCAGTTTTGCTGGTTTTCGTGAAGTAACTTGACCAGATTTCTGAgagaaatttttaataaaacgtgtaaattttttaaaaaatgatctgCTGTATTGGTAGCTAGCAGCTTAACACACACCGTCGAGGTACTTCCTGAGGTAATTTTTCTCAAAAAATCGTATTTCGGTCAAAATAATGTGAAGGACATGAACACTATATGATGGGTTAATGCTGCTGGACACCTGAGCGTACAATtggtgttttttgaacatcacattccacatttagtcatcATTTACTCTTCAAATCGCCTCCATTCTTCTGCAATAAaggtttcactagattttttggGCATTTTTTGCTAATTCAGTTgaaagttaggtactgatgtaggtgaggtgaggagacctggggtgcagtcaacattcacattcatcccaaagatgttcattagggttggagctctatagcaggagagaTCCAGATCTTCCAACCCCAAGTAAAGCGGAGCTCCAAAActtttgaacatctttgggataagcttccagccaatcacaattcagAGTATAGATATTATACTGTATGAAACAAGAATCATATGTCTGGTATTGATTATGcatttgctttttcttctttcctcagGCTGCTGATGGAGCACACGTTGTTAGTCAGTGTCCTGCATCACACAGTCGGACTGGAGGTACTGTtccaaaatatatgtatatgtataaaaataatttattttaggtgggatttatttattaggcagcaagtaaacatattgtctttcttttactggagtcatattttgctttgtgtacttcatccactgCTCAAAATGGAACACTTCCTCATCTACATCAccgaatgttcattcattacagttctgtctttgttgagattttcagtcataaatgcagaactgttcatgcaaactctGGTCCTGAGAATTTTGTAGcaaactgttgatattaattacagtccaaatccagtcTCATCCAAGTTCTTTAGTTGCTCATGGATGTAAAGGATGTTCATGTGAAACCCTCAGCTGTGTCAAGTTAAGTCATGAGGTGTGTGTCCAATTAAAGAAAACTCCATCCAAGGGTTTGGAATGAATCGGGCAGATCAGACTCGGGCAGATCAGACTCGGGCAGATCGGACTCGGGCAGATCAGACTCGGGCTAATAGTTTGTGActaatattttctatgtagacGGATTTCTCTACTTTTCttgagcgcgttctctcagcaccgctgctgctacgtgaatacgacgtatcacaacactaggGAGGCCGAGTGATtaatagattaacatggcagaggtagagctgtaacttcctgcagacacaacagaaaaagaacgtctggtttcatttctttttttttttgtttgtgaaaggaccatgcgttagaagtcttAAGTGATCTGatgcatcagtagctgcttcatacgTATCTTTAACATAGTGTATCATTGACTACGCATCGAGATCCGAATCACATCTGCCTCAGTTATAGCGATGCACATCCTAACAGAGACACGGCACCACAGCTGTGTCTTTGTGCTAGAATGAGTATATGAGCTGGACATTCCCTCTGTCCCTCAGGTCGGTGCTCATTTCCTGGAGACGGTGGTCCGTCGTTTCGATGAGACACAGCGcgacgcctcagagacgggtaAAGAGTGCTGTAATCTGGCCTCCATGATGGCGCATGTACAACTTCCAGGTGGTGCACTCGCTGCTGCTGTTCGACGTGCTGAAGCGGCTGCTGTCGTCGTTCACGCCGCAGGACGTGGAGctcatgctgctgctgctgaggaaCGTGGGCTTTTCCCTCAGGAAGGACGACCCTCTGGGCCTGAAGGAGCTGATATCAGAAGCCCAGCGCAAAGCCAGCGCAGAGGGGCCACGTTTCAGCGACCAGACCAGAGTAAGCCCCGGGACTGTCTCCCTCTCTTCTGTCTGCCTCTCCCTCGCTTCCTGCcatcttcctctctctcacattctctctctctttctctgtccccTTCCTCTCCCTCATTTTTTACctatctccttctctctctctctttctctcttcccacTCTCTCCCGTGCTTCTTCTCATTGaagtttctcactctttctttcaatctttctatctctctctctctctctctctctctctctctctctctctctctctctctctctctctctctctctctctctacatgtTTCTTACTATCTGTCTATCACTCTtgctcactttctttctctctctctctctctctctctctctctctctctctctctctctctatcactgtctatctatttctttcttattttctctctcaggTGAGGTTCATGTTGGAGACCATGATGGCCCTGAAGAACAATGACATGAGGAAAATTCCAGGTTACGACCCTGAGCCTGTGGAGAGACTGCGGAAACTGCAGCGCACTCTGGTGAGACACGTTCACCACTGGGGGGTGCCTTCTCTCAACAAAACGAGTTGTGAGGTTAGGGGGGTTGTTACAGCACTGACTGGTCAGAAGGTGGGGGTGAAGTTCCACTTACAGCAGCTCTAAACGGTGCTGCAGCTAAGATGAGGGGTTGTTCATTAAAGCTCTTGAACCTCTGTGCTCAGGTGGTCCAGTCTCCAGGGTCAGTGCTTTTCTGTGAGATTTTGTCAGGAAGATTTCTGTAATATCAGGAAAGCAGCTCCTCAGGATTCACGGCTCCATCTCATCATACtttgtttgtattgtgtgtgtgtgtgtgtgtgtgtgtgtgtgtgtgtgtgtgtgctgctgtgaAGATCCAGAACCGTGCGAGTGGCACTGACGTGAAGCTCCGAGTTTCTTTGGAGAATCTTCTGGAAGCGCAGAAAGTCGGGCGCTGGTGGATCGTCGGCTCGTCCTGGAGCGGAGTGCCCATGATTACTGAGGACAAACCGACAGAGCAGCCTGCTATCGGGGAACAGGTAAGGAACATGCAGTCTATCCATTCAGTGATCTCAGTTATACAGATGAGCTATtgagggccttactcaggggccccaCAATGGCAGATTGGTGGTGCAGAGATTTGAGCTTCTGAAGCTACCAAAGTTCGAGGGAATCTCAAAtttattctgtctgtctctcactgtctgtctgtctgtctcacgatctgcctgtctgtctgtctcacgctatctgtctgtctatatgtctgtctgtctctcactatctgtctgtctgtctttctcactagctgtctgtctgtctctcactgtctgcctgtctgtctctcactatctgtctgtctctcactatctgtctgtctatctgtctgtctctcactgtctggctgtctgtctctcactatttgtctgtctctgtctgtctgtctctctctatctgtctctctctctcttactaccctctgtctgtctctcttttttatccCTTACTCACAATCTTgtactttctgtctgtctttcttttagctttcttttactctctctccctcacttttAGTTCGTCTGtcactatctgtctgtccatttctTTACCTTGTTCTTTGTCTTTTActatgtttgtctgtctctctctctctctctctctctctctctctctctctctctctctcccctcttgcTCCCTTGTAAGCCTATGATTTTATTCTGTCAGTTCGGGTCCATCTTCTTGTTCCCCAACCCACATTGTTAGTagggttttctctctctctctctctctctctctctctctctctctctctctctctgctcggATTTACTTCTCTCTGGTAACCTCTGTGGCCCTTTCTGTCTCAGTTCAGCGCCAAAGTTTTGGAACTGGCCCGTAAACAGCGCATGAACACGGACGTCAGGAGGAACATCTTCTGCGTCATTATGACCAGTGAGGATTACATGGACGCCTTCGAGAAGCTCCTCAGGTTTCTTGCGCTTTGATTTTTGCTCTTCTCGAATTACATACACAATCAGTTCTTCTCTTCAGTGTCTGTTATGTTTTGCTGTAGATTGGGTTTGAAAGGTCAGTCGGAGCGCGATATTGTCCACGTCCTACTCGACTGCTGCTTGCAGGAAAAATCCTTCAATGTCTTCTACGCCGTTCTAGCTGAGAAGTTCTGCATGCATGACCGACGCTTCCAGGTAACAAAAGCAGAAGAAATGGgttttggacaaaagtatttggaatTTTCCCCAGCCAGATGTTCCTCAAAATGTTACAACAAACTGTATGGAGGCACATACAGCATTGCTCCAGCATTACaatcccctgtgcacaaagccagctccatgggttaatatgggttggagtggaagatctcctgctatagagctccaaccctattgatcaCTTTTGTAATGAATGTAAACGTTGAGTGCTCCACAAAAACTCCACAaattctccacaaaatctagaggaaaatctttcctgaagatcagagcttATTGTTAAAAAATGGGGCCTGAATGTGCAatgcaatgttcaaaaagcacccatcatatgctcaggtgtccaccaacatTAACCcaacatatagtgtatatgtccTTCATGTCACCTTGACCAGAATAAGATATTTCACACAAAGTACCTTATAATTGTGTGTTATGCTGCCAGTTAGCTTTATTCAAAATATgcattttatccttttttttttcttttctttccaataCCCAAAACAAATCATCAGATGACTTTCCAGTTTTGTCTGTGGGATAAGTTTAAAGAGATGGCAACCCTGTCGAGCAGTTCCTTTATGAACCTGGTCCAGATGGTCACGCACCTCTTAACCAAGAACTCCCTCTCGCTCTCCATCCTCAAGGTAGGCCAAGATTACCCAGCATTCCCTGCGATTCGTGATTGtaaattgatgatgatgatgatgatgatgatgatgatgcttcTAGTCGGGCTTTTATTATATGCACAATTGATATGATCTCAGGATCTGAAAGTATCacagattttgtattttttttatttctgaatgatgttctctctcttgctcttcaGGCCATAGAGTTTGGAGAACTTGATAAGCCCAGGGTTAAATTTCTGAGGCAGGTCTTGTCGAAGCTTTTACAGCAAACTCAGGAGGAGGAGCTGGTACAGATGTTCAGTCGGTGAGTTTCTCGAATAGATAATGTTCCACAGAAACGCCCAGATGATCACTGAGGTGTTCATAGATTTCCTACATGTCttacaatgttttatttcccttttatGTCCATGAAAATCACTAACCGATATCACTTCTAAGCAACGTAGGGTGATGTTTGaagctcttttctttttgtgttctgTGTGCTCAGGATTTCTGGAATCCCGAATCTTGGAATGCTACGTGAAGGACTCAAGCTCTTTATCAGGCACTTCCTGCTTCGGAGTGCGCAGACGGAGGGAATGCAGCTCGCAGAGAGGGCCGAGGTCGCCATCAAGGCCTTGGAGGCGCGCGACACCAAGCTCAAACTGTAGAACAGTTGATAGACCTTTTCTCAGAAGGTCGTCACTTCACATCTCGGCACAACGATGCTGCCTGTGTTGaacccttgagcatggccctcaACCTTCAGGTGCATGAATTGAATAAGTGTCCACCAAATGCCATAACAGTCAAAGAAAGAACAGTTTTTCAAACTGATTTTGCCCAGCAGGTGTCTCCACAACCCACATAATGAAGAGAATGTTTTTTTAGGACTCCCAATACATTTTGAGTTGAAGGGAACTGtgtagaaaagtgaagaaaatctGGATTGAGAACATGGATACTCTATATACATTGATCATTTGTAAAAAACCCAGGCTTCgtttttgagggaaaaaacattgtgttgtgttttattaccTTTTAATTATCGGTTATTACTATTTCGTTGAGTAAATAACAATTAAATGGATTATGaaagacaaataaatgcataataacaattaaatataaCTTGCTGTGAAAATATAAGTTTGGAAGTAAATATACAGGTAAATACTTTTTGAAACAAAGGTAGTCATTTTAACTTAATGGCGAAACAATAAGATATAATATATGGCAAAGCGAGTGATTATCATGTTATCGTGAGGTAACTTGACCAGATTTCTGAGAGAAATCTTTAATAAAGCACATAATATTCAAAAATGTTACCTCCATATGCTAGCTAGCAGCTTAACACACCTAAACAAGGTACTTCCTGAGGTaaaatgtgtggaaaaaagTCGTTTTTTGGTCAAGGAGATGTAAAGgacatgtacactatatgatttattatgttgGAGGACACCTGAGCAATCAAttggtgctttttgaacattgcattccacatttagtctccatctgcctttataatgagctccactctcctgggaagatgtttcactagattttgtggagatttctgtgagattcattcaggtacaagggtgttagtaaagatcAGGTTATGATGTcaatgaggtgaggaggcatgaagcatgaaaacaaataatcccaaagatgttcaatagggtccTCTACTATAGCAGCTGATcctccactccagcccatggaatgcatatcttcaaggagctggtGCAAccgatttgggtctcctagtacaagtgcatatagtgtatatcagcAAAAGCTGCTTTATTGTTGAACCTTTTCactatttgtttaaaaaaactattttggtTATTGTGTGAATGAAATTAGTATTAAAGGTGACATGGAGGTCATGGATCTGAAGTAAAATACCTGAGGTACATGAAGTGTTTGAGGGTTGCAAACAGGCTGAAActttccagaaactttccatgggcACTTCATCTGGGGGATTTTTGAAGAAACTCCAAATTGGAAATTTACCAGGAATTTAttggaattaattagaaatttgggaaaatgtatataaacagtatcatatacaaacaaatgtttagagacagtggcattgagtaaaagacaggaggtggagctggaggtggcggagctgaagatgttgaggttttcgttgggagtgacgacgattagaagtaagtttattagaggacagcacatgtaggacattttggagacaaggtgagggaggtgagattgagatggtttggacatgtgcagaggagggacatggggtatatgagtaggagaatgctgaggatggagccaccaggaaggaggaaaagaggaaaaccaaggaggaggtttatggatgtggtgaaggaagacaggggggtatggaga
Protein-coding sequences here:
- the nom1 gene encoding LOW QUALITY PROTEIN: nucleolar MIF4G domain-containing protein 1 (The sequence of the model RefSeq protein was modified relative to this genomic sequence to represent the inferred CDS: inserted 3 bases in 2 codons) codes for the protein MKPKFKRKGGGKGKQSQDKLHKFMVSVQNFVQSAGGHEELENQGHMEMLPRRKSRKEVRREKRKVKKKKKRMKGKQPVEEKKQEDSVDAPGPKSPPKPPPAMKTNSDKEEKKPRRNVSFKEPAEPQAEKKSKVQAMRKKALMEANEVEDREIKNLEKRLGLHKRRNKKSLPQSFVSDGLDYILGVLEPGGMGLYESDEDEESEKVKSRLEKLQEDSEEEDQDELEHQESGDEEMDEDGEGEEDEEMDEDEETEEDGKGEEDEDEGGNDKMDEDGEDASEEEEEEEVEQSEQEDQLNSRDKASSGEPTGKYIPPHLREAADGKRRAELERLXRNLKGLVNRLSEANMGSISGQVEQMYMSNSRKDMNDVLTEVLMASCVTPALMPDRLLMEHTLLVSVLHHTVGLEVGAHFLETVVRRFDETQRDASETGKECCNLASMMAHXYNFQVVHSLLLFDVLKRLLSSFTPQDVELMLLLLRNVGFSLRKDDPLGLKELISEAQRKASAEGPRFSDQTRVRFMLETMMALKNNDMRKIPGYDPEPVERLRKLQRTLIQNRASGTDVKLRVSLENLLEAQKVGRWWIVGSSWSGVPMITEDKPTEQPAIGEQFSAKVLELARKQRMNTDVRRNIFCVIMTSEDYMDAFEKLLRLGLKGQSERDIVHVLLDCCLQEKSFNVFYAVLAEKFCMHDRRFQMTFQFCLWDKFKEMATLSSSSFMNLVQMVTHLLTKNSLSLSILKAIEFGELDKPRVKFLRQVLSKLLQQTQEEELVQMFSRISGIPNLGMLREGLKLFIRHFLLRSAQTEGMQLAERAEVAIKALEARDTKLKL